The segment aaattattactctttatttattttttgttcgaagattatttaattttttttttaatgtaatgtaattgtgattaaattaatagattacatacattaatcaaattaatagaaataaacatCTCGTTTCAGCTGCTGATTGTAAAGTAAGATGGATTAACATACGAGACGTGTACAGGCGAATCTTAAGGAAAAACCTGGAACCAGGACAGCGTcccaaaatgtataaatacgaaagtgaaGTTTCGTTTCTTCGTCCATTTTACAAAGACGTAACGTTACAAAATGAGGAATTTGAATCAGATGATCGAAGCAATGACCAAGGGAATGACGACCATGGGGACGACGGCGCTAACAATAGTGACAATTCAGACGTACCTGATAAAAAACCTAAAATCAAAAGCTATTATAAATCTAGTGtgaagaaaaagaagaagagGCGGAATTACGAGGAAGCTATCGACCCAATGAGCACACCTACATTAAACGACCCGGCTAGCCAATCAGAATTCGATTCTACCGATCCTGTCGACGCATTTTTACTAAGTATCGGTGCGACGTTGAGAACATTTTCTCCTTACCATTTAAATCTCGCAAAAAGCAAAATATTCTCTGTGGTTCAGGAACACGATCTCCAGCAAATAGTCGAAAAAAACCAACACAACGAAACAACGCCACATGACATAAAAATCACCTCATCAGAATCAATTTATATGcaataattgtaactaaaaAAGAGAGTATAtagtttttgtttgaaaattgttattatataattacattacactaattgtaaaaatcattaaaacataCTTAATTTGTGCAATATGAGTCAACAAAATCGAACTGACCTTTAAATggattgaattatattattgtgtaatgTCAACAAATTTcttacgtattatattttaagtatattaagtattgttagaaaaaaatatgctttttttaaagagttaaatatttttaagttaaaaataaatctatgtgTCCAATCAATCAACCTTTCACTAACATGACCTGAAAATTGGTCattcgtttattaaaatattagaaaataatttaccaaaatgaagaacattttgaatatatatgcaAAAGGCAAGGCAATGCAATGCAAAAAATGAtgccatatatattttaaataaatgcttgaTGACAATAAAACTACTAATTGGATATGACATAAATTGTTTACCGTAATAAAgctgtttatttctttaattttattacatcacaATACATATCACTAGCATGACAATGCTTTGTATAATCTATCCTATTTTGAGTTAcactaataatacttaaaacgaaatataacaatttttcatCGACAATTTTACTTACGAGCCGACATTATTCTAATACTACACCTCGTAATACGCAGATGTGAAAACGCAACGACGTGTTTTAAAGTGATATACAGTCAGTTATATATGCATACAGTCATTACCATAaggcacatggggcacgtgcccagggccccgaagaaccaacaatttaccaaattaaattcatgggtgcccaagggccccagcacagcttgagacggctctgtaTACCGTACAGTTCTTAGTGATATGCAAGTTACATGCAACTATATACCTTAAATATTAgactagatattttaatttcctttaCAACATTTGAAATGGGAAACGGGATTCGGTTCAGTACGATTCAATGTCGGACGAATGTCGTTCGTGTGTACGAATGTCACGACATTTAAGAACTGTAACTGAACACTTTACAGTATCATTTCCCAATATAGCCCATACATTGAACACACGCAAGTTATTGCTTTGCAAATAAATCAACATCACCCAAGTTAAGTCAAAGCaagtaattatttcaaataatcatatttattaaaatatttagtaaaggTCTGACGTAATTATGACAAACAACGAATATCATTTTCTAACTCATAACACTTTTTCTGTAATGATGTcctatgtaaaattaaacacatatatgaattcttatttaaagatattactataaaaaattaccttTGAGATATCTTTCATGAAACATTCcatctttaataaaatctctATAGTGACAAGTTATAAAGTGAGATTTCTAAACAATTTCCGTAGTAGGGGCGAGTTTCATCGAACGGAACGTGACGTGTCGACACGACCGAATCGATACGAGACGAGCTAAAGATAAAACGGACTAacctttctattttatattaaaactttttgttttgttaaaacattagaatacaagtatatattatCTTAACAAATTTACAAGAGCGAcgctaaataaacatttcatattattatgatgcttctttaaataaaatatttttttgcaaaaaaaactttttggtggttatacttttttaattgtaaaaatgactttatatagaaaataaacggctttatatcatatttaaaatataagtacttacattatctatttagttatttaaataattacatattacatttaaaacatattatccGTTGCACTCATTTAAACTTTAAGCTGttctcaataataatttatcaagaaGAAAAATGATGACGTAACAAAAGCAGTTAtgatcaaaaatctttatatatcgCATATAGTGTCGCACTACATAAGGACAAatcaaacgagccaactttattatcttggtgtgcgtgacagctacgatTGTCACTCACCAAACGTCATACTAGTTtactagtgtgtgtgtgtgtgtgtgtgtgtgtgtgcgtgtgtgtgtgtgcgtgcgtgcgtgcgtgcgtgcgtgcgtgcgtgcgtgcgtgcgtgcgtgcgtgcgtgtgtgtgtgtgtgtgtttttattcacgcctacgtagacccccatcaagtctcccgtggacccctgggggtccacctggaccactttagGAATCACTGATCTAGACttaagacataaataataaaaaaaaaaaaaatcaaatttagtttAACACGAATTTGTAACGAGAGACAAGTGAAATATATCTGGAATTATCTTTAACAGAATTATTTTGTTGactatagattttattttaacaataaaaacattaacagaagctattaatgaaaaaaaatgacaCGGAGTGTAAAATGACATCAAAAACTATCAtccggtgaaacttgagatatatctattcagatactgaatgtatttttttatccataatcaatgctccagttttaagatattttgaaaatagtaagcgctattttagcgttccgcaaggactgtcctcttaaggcTGAATTACTCCTATCAATTATAGCTAGCGATTGACATTTAGTTGGATAGCTTTTGATACGCTTTAACGGAACGTTAGTAAAAGGCGATAAGTGGGTGCCATTTGCGTCAGCTGctaaaatattctattgtttTTGAGGCTATCCACACGCAGCTGATCAGCCGGCCAGATAATCCATTAGGCAGTAGTTATAACTAGAAGCCAAGCAAAAACTTGGGAAGTAAGGTATTTAAAAAGCAAGAGGTGTAGTGGAGCACCCGGTTTGAACGTATGcattaaaatgttggaaaaaaatattttgaaattaaatgacgatgaaaaaatttaaaaaattataaataaatatcccttaccaatttaaattaatttaaataatattttaaaaccgtATATAACAGAAAGGAAGAAAAAGAGGGAAAGGTCATCTTGATATAACGCTTAACGCTTTTTCCTCACGTGACGGTTTCGCCGCGTGAAATAacctggttttttttttttattatagattaatagCAAAGCTCCAAATTAATAAAggttaaataatactaatattcctattcgGAATATATATCGCACTAtcgggaatttgtattcgctatatatttacgtatattcgctactattatgccttctaaattgaattaaacttgtaatctcgaccgtaccgttcaatctccatcgtgtcttctccatcgcacgtgacattggcgaaataatctgtgccctcttggcacaaataaaagccataataaaaaaaaaatgtatatcgttTTTGTAACTTCGATATAATGTTACGTGTCGTctgctttttgttttataatctgattttgtttcataatcaGCTGCACACACAAATaacgccatcttgtttattttgacaaccaatttcgaaaaaaatgatgttattttttttttacttacagagtatttattgtttatttgaaagtattttaaatttaatacaaggtACAttgagaaaattaatttattggcatgttatattaataataatataaaatatacgtatatgaatatattatttactttgtgaTAGAGCTttttgcaagtccgtctggataggtacccactcatcagatattctaccgccaaacagcaatacttaccggtttgaagagtgggtgaaccagtgtaactacaggcacaagaactctttagttcccaaggttagaggcgcattggcgatgtaagggatggttaatatttctaacagctcCAATGTCTCTG is part of the Vanessa tameamea isolate UH-Manoa-2023 chromosome 26, ilVanTame1 primary haplotype, whole genome shotgun sequence genome and harbors:
- the LOC113398875 gene encoding uncharacterized protein LOC113398875 codes for the protein MLFHDKLDIKLIRLVRENPVLYDHNNAKYMDFNMREVTWQKIGDDLKRSAADCKVRWINIRDVYRRILRKNLEPGQRPKMYKYESEVSFLRPFYKDVTLQNEEFESDDRSNDQGNDDHGDDGANNSDNSDVPDKKPKIKSYYKSSVKKKKKRRNYEEAIDPMSTPTLNDPASQSEFDSTDPVDAFLLSIGATLRTFSPYHLNLAKSKIFSVVQEHDLQQIVEKNQHNETTPHDIKITSSESIYMQ